A section of the Primulina eburnea isolate SZY01 chromosome 1, ASM2296580v1, whole genome shotgun sequence genome encodes:
- the LOC140830373 gene encoding LOW QUALITY PROTEIN: uncharacterized protein (The sequence of the model RefSeq protein was modified relative to this genomic sequence to represent the inferred CDS: deleted 2 bases in 1 codon) has product MAKMKSDAPLDYALFQLSPKRSRCELFVSSNGSTEKIASGLLKPFVTHLKVAEDQVASAAQSVKLEVGRRKNAEMWFTKGTLERFVRFVSTPEVLELVVTFDSEMSQLEAARKIYSQGPGDQLSGGTTDAEDATKKELLRAIDVRLVAVQEDLSTACARAAAAGFNIDTVSELQMFADKFGAHCLNEACCKLISLCERRPDLMNQWRPVSDDRIIRSSCGSDMSIDVDNLPSSPPLNQEQTATFQQPNALPSLSSNRTINMESSVEREGVEKKEKSSSNSDQNPEPSIQASQPTRRLSVQDRINLFENKQKETSGGKPTVGKFSELRRMSSDMSSSGTSLLRRWSGASDMSIDLSAEKKDTESPSYSQSTASVSQSKQSEEKKVFAVGSDSVTPEIKIMANLGRVGDTSESKGSSFNKLGSNSNLGLVENVPLKRQVCDSTQSISFNSKHHDNSEEKRPLLGVKNVVVLGLGDKGELEDSQNSEELSDTIEGVTLQTEFARVKDSSSLTRFKPSASKGGGQSKNLNREDSEISDQAVRQSRSKVTHKTLGESGLSDGGPGSRIREAFASRYKGNGGDSSFAHPDVKSVAEFVGVEKKESKSSEKVTDSSVPSIENSGPQRTKFNKQGLAADHSRKAEIQRDESCSVGIIGGAFSGKFSIDTEESLDSFKTPPLEQAERKRQSKGNQELNDELKMKANELEKLFAEHKLRIPGDQSHSGSRGRPAKMQHESTTSLYHSKPVVNISSQVSGYYPAREPNRNTKIITKLDATSIPKIIDNQNYGDALSKEFSELSVSDGSRGKFYDRYTEKRDAKLREDWSSNRAEKEARLKSMQDSLERSKSDLKAKFSASEDRLDSVSNTRRRAERLRSFNSRSITKRKQQLLDFGDGEDDEEALNFGEQNHLQEDVPLDHTTFVDGVSSGAQDKKLLPNNRSLSSSNGTSATPGSRSAIRTSSINSRRRTQPENPLIQSVPNFSELRKENTKPSSGTSKTTRSQVRSYSRSKSSSEEAAAVKDEKSHQSQLLRKSSVNHNELRDVSPLESDGAVLTPMKFDEEVPKNVAAKPFLRKGSRTSYVARASNTKHMASVRSEPIKNEEGNNDLASGTDDFENTGKDEVEEEFETLKAEGHEVLDNEEPRLVMETEKLFDSGSENGDNKMAFSLLDQALGSQLSTVVPSGFHPVESMQDWPGESPMLWNSRVQHSFSYPHDLSDVDASVDSPVGSPASWNSQSLSQVESDAARMRKKWGTAQKPMLVANSSNNLSRKDMTRGFKRFLKFGRKNRGSESLVDWLSATTSEGDDDTEDGRDPANRSSEDLRKSRMGFSQAQPTDDSFNESEFFNEQVQPSQSSIPAPSANFKLRDDPMSGSSIKAQRPSFFSLSSFRSKGVDTKHR; this is encoded by the exons ATGGCAAAAATGAAGTCGGATGCACCTCTAGATTATGCTTTATTTCAGCTGTCTCCAAAGCGTTCCAG ATGCGAATTGTTTGTTTCAAGCAATGGCAGCACAGAAAAGATCGCATCAGGATTGCTCAAACCCTTTGTTACACATTTGAAGGTTGCAGAGGATCAAGTCGCTTCTGCTGCACAGTCAGTTAAGCTTGAAGTTGGACGACGGAAAAATGCTGAAATGTGGTTCACAAAGGGAACACTTGAGAG GTTTGTGCGATTTGTAAGTACGCCAGAGGTTTTGGAACTGGTTGTAACATTTGATTCTGAGATGTCACAATTGGAAGCAGCGCGAAAAATATATTCGCAG GGACCTGGAGATCAACTTTCTG GTGGCACAACGGATGCAGAAGATGCTACAAA AAAGGAGCTTTTGAGAGCTATCGATGTAAGGCTTGTCGCAGTTCAGGAGGACTTGTCAACAGCCTGTGCtcgtgctgctgctgctggtttTAATATTGACACAGTCTCTGAACTTCAAATGTTTGCAGATAAATTTGGTGCTCATTGTTTAAA TGAAGCATGCTGCAAGTTGATATCACTATGTGAgaggcgaccggatttaatgaATCAGTGGAGACCTGTGTCTGATGATCGAATAATTCGTTCTTCGTGCGGGTCGGACATGTCAATTGATGTCGACAATCTCCCGTCATCACCACCACTCAATCAAGAACAAACTGCCACATTTCAGCAGCCCAATGCCCTTCCTTCCCTTTCCAGCAATCGCACCATCAACATGGAATCAAGCGTCGAGAGGGAAGGTGTCGAGAAGAAAGAGAAGAGCTCATCAAATTCTGATCAGAATCCTGAGCCATCAATTCAGGCAAGTCAGCCTACCAGACGTCTTAGTGTGCAGGATAGGATAAACTTGTTTGAAAACAAGCAGAAGGAGACATCTGGAGGAAAGCCAACTGTAGGGAAGTTTTCTGAACTGAGGCGGATGTCATCTGACATGTCGTCATCTGGAACTTCGCTTTTGAGGAGATGGAGTGGTGCTAGTGACATGAGCATTGACCTAAGTGCTGAAAAGAAAGATACTGAAAGCCCCTCTTATTCCCAGTCAACTGCCTCAGTTTCTCAGAGCAAGCAGTCTGAGGAGAAAAAAGTTTTTGCCGTGGGTTCTGATTCTGTTACACCAGAGATAAAAATTATGGCTAATCTGGGTAGGGTTGGTGATACCAGTGAGTCGAAAGGGAGTTCTTTTAACAAGTTAGGTTCCAATTCTAACTTGGGTCTTGTCGAAAATGTTCCCTTGAAAAGACAAGTGTGTGACTCAACTCAGTCAATATCATTTAATAGCAAGCATCATGATAATTCAGAAGAGAAGAGGCCTTTGCTTGGAGTTAAAAACGTGGTTGTTTTGGGGTTGGGGGATAAAGGGGAGTTGGAGGATTCTCAGAATAGTGAAGAGCTTAGTGATACTATAGAGGGAGTGACTTTGCAGACAGAGTTTGCTAGAGTGAAGGATTCATCTTCTTTGACTCGATTTAAACCTTCTGCAAGCAAAGGCGGTGGGCAgtctaaaaatttaaatagGGAAGATTCTGAAATAAGTGATCAGGCTGTTAGGCAATCACGATCGAAGGTTACCCACAAGACACTGGGAGAATCTGGACTTTCTGATGGCGGTCCTGGTTCAAGAATTCGAGAGGCTTTTGCTTCTCGCTATAAAGGGAATGGAGGGGATTCCTCGTTCGCGCATCCAGATGTAAAATCTGTTGCAGAATTTGTAGGAGTTGAAAAGAAAGAATCAAAGTCATCCGAGAAGGTAACCGATAGTTCTGTGCCAAGTATTGAAAATTCAGGCCCTCAGAGAACGAAGTTCAACAAACAAGGCTTGGCAGCTGACCATAGTCGAAAGGCAGAAATTCAAAGAGATGAAAGCTGTTCTGTCGGAATCATTGGGGGGGCCTTCTCTGGTAAGTTCTCAATAGACACTGAAGAAAGCCTTGATTCGTTTAAAACACCACCGCTTGAGCAAGCTGAAAGAAAAAGACAGTCAAAAGGTAATCAGGAACTTAATGATGAGTTGAAGATGAAAGCAAATGAGCTTGAGAAGCTTTTTGCTGAGCATAAGCTACGAATCCCAGGTGATCAATCTCACTCTGGCTCTAGAGGCAGGCCAGCTAAAATGCAACACGAGTCAACAACTAGTTTATACCATTCAAAACCAGTAGTCAATATTAGTTCCCAAGTGTCTGGCTATTACCCGGCAAGAGAACCTAACAGGAATACCAAAATCATAACCAAGCTTGATGCAACCTCCATCCCAAAAATTATTGATAATCAGAATTATGGTGATGCTTTAAGTAAAGAGTTTTCTGAGCTTTCTGTTTCAGATGGTTCTCGAGGGAAATTCTATGACAGGTATACCGAAAAAAGAGATGCAAAGCTAAGGGAAGATTGGAGTTCCAACAGAGCAGAGAAAGAAGCTAGATTGAAGTCCATGCAGGATAGTCTTGAGAGGAGTAAATCTGATTTGAAGGCCAAATTTTCAGCTTCTGAAGATAGACTGGATTCAGTATCCAATACTCGTCGACGTGCTGAGAGACTCAGGTCATTTAATAGCAGGTCAATTACGAAAAGAAAGCAG CAACTTTTAGATTTTGGTGATGGTGAGGATGATGAAGAAGCATTAAATTTTGGGGAGCAGAATCATCTTCAGGAAGATGTTCCTTTAGATCACACCACTTTCGTTGATGGTGTCTCTTCAGGTGCACAGGATAAGAAGCTTTTACCCAACAATAGGAGTCTGTCATCATCAAACGGTACCTCAGCTACTCCTGGTTCAAGATCTGCTATAAGAACTTCCAGTATAAATTCTAGGAGGCGA ACGCAACCAGAAAATCCACTCATACAATCTGTACCCAACTTCTCTGAACTGAGAAAAGAAAACACCAAGCCATCTTCTGGAACCAGTAAGACGACTCGTTCACAAGTAAGAAGCTATTCCCGTAGCAAGAGCAGTAGTGAAGAAGCAGCGGCTGTGAAGGATGAGAAGTCACACCAATCACAATTATTGAGGAAAAGCTCAGTAAATCATAACGAGTTAAGGGATGTGTCCCCTTTGGAATCCGATGGTGCTGTTTTGACACCGATGAAATTTGATGAGGAAGTTCCCAAGAATGTTGCAGCTAAGCCTTTTCTCAGAAAGGGTAGTCGTACAAGCTATGTTgcaagagcaagtaatacaaaacATATGGCCTCTGTGCGATCTGAGCCTATAAAGAATGAAGAAGGAAATAATGACTTGGCCTCTGGAACAGATGACTTTGAGAATACTGGTAAAGATGAAGTAGAGGAGGAATTTGAAACCTTGAAAGCTGAAGGTCACGAGGTTTTGGACAATGAAGAACCAAGATTGGTGATGGAAACTGAGAAGTTATTTGATTCAGGATCAGAAAATGGTGATAACAAGATGGCATTTTCTCTACTTGACCAAGCTTTGGGTTCTCAGTTATCTACAGTTGTACCCTCTGGCTTCCACCCTGTTGAATCTATGCAAGATTGGCCTGGGGAAAGTCCTATGTTATGGAATTCACGCGTTCAACATTCATTTTCTTATCCTCATGATTTGTCCGATGTTGATGCATCTGTGGACTCCCCAGTTGGAAGTCCTGCTTCATGGAACTCACAGTCGTTAAGTCAAGTTGAGTCTGATGCAGCTCGAATGAGGAAGAAATGGGGAACAGCTCAGAAGCCAATGTTGGTGGCCAATTCATCCAATAATTTATCCCGTAAAGATATGACTAGGGGATTTAAAAGGTTTCTGAAATTCGGAAGAAAAAATCGTGGCTCGGAGAGTTTGGTTGACTGGTTATCAGCAACCACATCAGAAGGAGACGATGATACTGAAGATGGACGTGATCCTGCTAACCGGTCATCAGAAGATCTGAGAAAGTCAAGAATGGGATTTTCTCAAGCTCAACCCACTGATGATAGCTTCAATGAAAGTGAATTTTTCAATGAACAAG TTCAACCTTCACAGAGCTCTATCCCAGCACCTTCGGCCAACTTTAAACTGAGGGACGATCCAATGTCTGGAAGCTCAATTAAAG CTCAAAGACCATCGTTTTTCTCACTGTCTTCGTTTCGGAGCAAGGGAGTTGACACAAAGCATAGATAA
- the LOC140807752 gene encoding uncharacterized protein: MKLACWNVRGFHKPLKQKSAQSIMTTHKLDIFGILESKFDEKALNAMLRLRFRGMNAIHNFQFSIKGRIFVLWNSTTVDLDVICMSDQFIHVRIKCLKTEFCFYTSFVYGLHTICQRRLLWKDLLDIGNNCNIPWMVLGDFNNVLSPDEKLGGLKVKNYETKDFVDCFNSLDLSDLRHIGCYYTWMSHQVCSKLDRVLVNNHWLTSNTFAIAEFMVPGCVSDHSMSIVVFRDTEAPKKKPFKFFNMWALSDNFEALVSDAWRYSGGGTAQYRLKQMFKSLKKPLQRMNQQQFSHISSRAFIAKQNLMAMQESLLIDGVSQVGYKEVRRKAELLLEAERLFVRTRIFRSKEPHKARKVVQKEAKAMQNLEN, from the coding sequence ATGAAGCTCGCTTGTTGGAACGTTAGAGGTTTTCACAAACCTCTAAAACAAAAGAGTGCTCAATCTATCATGACTACTCACAAGCTTGATATTTTTGGTATTTTGGAATCGAAATTTGATGAAAAGGCGCTCAATGCCATGCTGCGGTTACGCTTTCGAGGTATGAATGCTATCCATAATTTTCAGTTTAGCATTAAGGGGCGTATTTTTGTTTTATGGAACTCTACTACAGTTGATCTTGATGTTATTTGCATGAGTGatcagtttattcatgttcgAATCAAGTGCCTAAAAACTGAGTTTTGCTTTTACACTTCCTTTGTTTACGGGCTTCATACGATTTGCCAGCGACGCTTGTTATGGAAGGATTTACTAGATATTGGTAATAACTGTAACATTCCGTGGATGGTTTTGGGGgattttaataatgttttgtCCCCGGATGAGAAGTTAGGTGGATTAAAGGTCAAAAATTACGAAACAAAAGATTTTGTTGATTGTTTTAACTCGTTGGATTTATCAGATCTTCGGCATATAGGCTGCTATTACACTTGGATGAGCCATCAGGTTTGTAGTAAATTGGATAGAGTTCTGGTTAATAATCATTGGTTGACTTCGAACACTTTTGCTATTGCTGAATTTATGGTCCCTGGTTGTGTTTCGGACCATTCGATGTCTATTGTGGTTTTTCGTGATACAGAAGCACCTAAGAAGAAGCCTTTCAAGTTCTTCAACATGTGGGCTTTGAGTGACAATTTCGAGGCATTGGTATCTGATGCGTGGAGATATAGCGGCGGTGGTACAGCACAATACCGACTGAAACAGATGTTCAAAAGTTTAAAAAAGCCTCTACAAAGGATGAATCAGCAACAATTCAGTCACATCTCTAGTAGAGCATTTATAGCTAAGCAAAATCTTATGGCTATGCAGGAATCATTATTGATTGATGGGGTTTCACAGGTTGGTTACAAAGAGGTTAGGCGGAAGGCCGAGTTATTGCTGGAAGCTGAGAGATTATTTGTGAGAACCCGGATTTTTCGAAGCAAAGAACCTCATAAAGCTCGGAAAGTAGTTCAAAAAGAAGCCAAGGCAATGCAAAACCTTGAGAATTGA